Part of the Vigna unguiculata cultivar IT97K-499-35 chromosome 3, ASM411807v1, whole genome shotgun sequence genome, AAGTACAGATAATGTATTAAACTTGGTACGTGTGTGAAACAAATGATTGATTAAGCAAAGTATGGTCTAAGATTAGTGTTAGAACCCTGTTGGCTTGCTTTCAATTAATGCATTAAGAGGCCGTACAAGTGCTGAATCGGAACAGTATCACTTGGTTGAAGGCTTGAAGGAATGAAATTCCCTCTTTGGTGAAGCTTGTTTTGTTAACCAATTAACAAATACTCCACCTTGCGTCTTAACGTTACCGTTTCCTTAACGCTAAGGCCTATATCGATTTTATACAAAACGACACAACTTTATTAATTACCCATTGCTTCTTACTTCTTAGTTTTggatacaaaattaataaatggtTGACAAACTGATTATTGCATGATGTTGAAACTAAAACGATTAAATACTCTGGAGTTAAATTTTCTTAATGTAGACCTATGCTTGTTTAGAGGGACTCAACCGGAATAAGACCGAAATtcctatatataaatttatgatatttctttataatttttctgtGGGAATCATATTATAGGTCACATATTTTTTCCATGTTCtacactaaattattttttaggataataaaaaaaaatacaaataatttgttTCTAATGATTTAGATTGCACACGGGTCTTGACCTTTGTacttaaaattagaaaagtatTAAATCTAactataataagaaaaataaaatgatacatGTGCAATTGATGTAATGCGGCATGGccatgaagaagaaaatattaggAAGATTTTGAGATAGATAAACTAATATCATTACAATGACTGTTTTtctattcaaatatatttcatatcaaaatattgttaagatacctccttttatcattttcatgttatatatatgcTGCATGTTTTGGGAGTGGGTTAgattaaatagaatattttatttagtgaaaagttataattaataaaagttagaatgtaatttaacttttttttttaaaaatataggaGTTTAAACATGTAATTCAACTGTGATTTTAACCCCTTAAATTCAATGTTAAAagtgaagtttttttttttttaatttttatagtgGTTAGTACCGATTTTTCAGCTCAAGATTAACTGTGGCAGATTTTGAAACCCAACATTCGAAAAGGTATAAATATTTAGACTTAAATAATGATTTGGTTctagtttttgtttgatttttttaatgtggttatatttttgttttctttttcaatttgattttaatattcgtcaatttttcaatttggttctttttgctaacaccgttaaaatagttaacggaATGTGAACAAACCGTCttgtgtcattttgtgattttttttaatttttttatttaaaaaaatgtacacgtgtcaaacTCCTATCATGTCAGTGTCatcttgtgattttttaatttgaaaaaaattcacGTGTCAAGCCAATATCATGTCACGTGTCGGAATcagatttttatattcaatttggtcataatatttgtcatttgttttcaatttggtcctaacttttttttaaaaaaaaattagcatttttgttcctctctaaagacaaaatataatttgtatataaatgttatatgaatattcttattaaaatgcatatttttattaaatatttttaatttataattaaaattggtttaaaattaaatatttttaacctcttaaaattttaaattaatggtgttattgtttttttcgttttaattttaaactaactctaattctaaattaataatatttaataaaaaaaatttcattttaataagaatatccatataatatttatatacaaatcaaattttgtctcaatttggagatgaacaaaaatgctaaatttaaaaaaaaaattaggaccaaattgaaaacaaataacaaatactggaaccaaattgaatataaaaaactgactctgacacgtggcatgatattgacttgacacgtggatttttttgaaattaaaaaaataaaaataaaaataaaaaaaattacaaaatgacaTGTGACATGAGCTTGACACATGtaccttttttaaataaaaaaattaaaaaattaaaaaattaaaaagataaaaaaaatcacaaaatgacggggtgttcacatccgttaactattttaatggTGTTAgcgaaaaggaccaaattgaataaaattaacgcatattagaaccaaattaaaaaagaaaacaaaagtagaaccacattaaaaaaattgaacgaaaactaggaccaaatcattatttaagccttatctaaatttatgtaaataatgattatttttgttaatcttCTTCTAAATAGACAAAAATACATTCTATTTTCAcctttcataaatttatattataacttcaaatttaaacatacatATAAACCTAAAGGAAAAGATCGAACTTTAAAGTAATCAAAATTAAGGAAagaaagctaaaaaattacacagtAAAATAATTCACTGTGTCTGCTACGCTGTATGATAAGTATAATGTAACAATATATCTGATTATCTACgttaaaaactattattttatcaatttcttaATAATTATACACACATTAATATCATAGTACACATATATAAAAACTCTTTCAAATTTTGTATTCATGAGCTTTACTTACTTTTTTAGTATTTGTAAATTGGAAAATTGAAACCACAACCTCTCCTTTTCGCGACATTATAAATCACAGTCATAACGTATACATCTAAAATATTGGATTAAATCATACATACTTAGcaatagagaataataaaacttttaaaacttttagGAAAAATACCTTATTTGACTGTGACAGTCCTAAAAATCATCTCCTTTGCATCTTTAAAGGTCTTACGCGTGTATCCATACTAAGACTGATCTTATTGTGTCAACCCTTGCCTGGTGGAACCACATTCTCTAGTCAGTGGAAAAAAAACTCTTCAACATCTCCTTGGTTAgagttttctaaaaaataagtCTCACTTAGTGATGTGTCTTTTGAAGTTGGTGGTTTTATTCTATCTTATAGAAAGCCCACTCACGCAAACATTTGCCTTTTGTTTCAATCCAAtagaaattaatttcaatttttatttctagtaaaagaataattcttattaaatcatattcaaattttgatttatcatttttttaattaagtcttacttaattaaaattttattaattgtatttttgaTGCTtgcaaaaaaaaacaataatatttcacttagagaaaataaattaattaattaaaattaaattctttaatttaatttttcttatccAATAAAGATGAAAACACTCGTTAGTGTCTAACCCCATAGGTTCATTACTAAAATCTATAACAAATTGTTGGGTTGATGaaataacatgtcttgaaaagtTTCACATTGCCTAGGATAACTTAGGGGGTgggtgttagtgactatataatgggcTCTAAGTGATGTTCCTAGCCCCAAGTCTAAGACACTTTGAGTtagtatttgacttttcttatccTCTTTTGTAGTAGAACGTTGTGagatgtaattaattttgtgcTCAAGATGATGTAAGTGTACTTGGGGTCAAAGGGTTGAGAATGCTTTATGTGTGTTGTATAAATTTGGACATAGTGATTATTCTCTGGTGATTGtgttttttttccaattttggGGTTTTCACTTGTGTTCCTTGTTTTAATCTTATTTCTATATTAATAGGATGATTCTCGAAGATTTTTTCCAACACAAATTAActcattaatttattaatcaagGTTGACGTCTAACAACACTCCTTAACGGCCAAATAGTATGAAGTATCTTTTACTTTAAAACCACTAGaagattaatataatatatccTTTATCTTTACAGCTCTATGTTAACTTAAGAATAtggtataattataaaattctaatAAGTTAACACATGATGAATGACTTAAGaaactttttccttctttcctTCATAATACCTTGGccaatgtttttatttatgtagAGCTCAAATTTATTACAAAGAGTTGATGAAAATCTCACAAAAATTTATTCATACCCAATAATCATTCAACTAACATCACAAAGTATTAGATGTTCGATATCAAAGTATAGTAAATAACGTGTTAATTTCCATGATAATCTCAAGTCTAaggaaattatatatatttcttcaaaagaatttctcatttacaattcaaaggTAATCTTAACCATTAGAAAATTTTCCTTTAGAGTTAGTTCAATGGTTATATCTCTATATAGACCATTTATatgtgtaatttaaaaaatgagatcttttaatttttattcgatAAAGACCACTACACACATATTGATCTATCCAGATTAATGATGTTCTATTCTCAATAATCCTATGATAAAGACCACTACACACATACCTCAAGACAATGCGCAATTCAATGTATTTACTGAGCATTGCTTATTTTTGTAGTACTATTATTTGTTAGTTAGATGAGTTGAACCCATAACCTTTCTCGCTCTCCCTTCCAATTTTACAACTAAGTCAACCTTATATTTCCTTCTTGAACTTTACTTATGAATACTTTACCGTTTTGAgtaaactttattttcttttatctccaATGTCATTGCTTTTAAGTAATTTGTTTCAAGTTTTatgattgaaattattttattcatagataattttttattatactataaTGTTATTCtatgatatttgaattttttatacaatttttgtCATGTTTGTGTGAATTACACGATGCTTTTGTATTTGGAATTTAATGGTTTCTAACTTGAGCAACACACCATGCACCCTTCAGATTAAATGGACATGCAATGCAGTAGTGTTCCAAATGGGAAACCTAGACTGCAACGACACCGAAatgaagagagaaagaagagagaccCAAAGCGAATTACACGAACATGCAATGCAACGACATCCCAAATGCAAAAGGATGACAATAAAAAACCTGGAAGGCAACGATACCAAAATGAAAAGACATAACATTAGAGTTACACAAACctcaatgaaaaagaaaagaagaaggaagagataAATGAATCTCAACAAAAActattataaagaaaaacaagagtTTTATAACGGAGGAAGAGAAGAACAACTAGTTGTGCAACACTACtattagagttgtcaaaatgggttggaacccacgagccaacccgactcatcacgggttcggatcgggttgggttgaaattgttttacaaatttcaatacgggttgatttttgacccggctcatttAGAACTCGGCTCATctgggttgaacccgtggtgagccgggttggcttaCCAACTCGCatataaaagggtcacacaagtgtttttatttatttttattaagttgggctttacatttaggttatgttaaattgtttttttatccaacacataaataatttgtatttttttttattttgatttgtatttggattgtattaaagtttatttagattttaattagaattacaatttaattttgactgaaaaaaaataacatttttttaattaagtaaacccgtgagccaacccgtttaacccgccaacccgtggtgggccgaGCCGGGTTCGAAtatttttggctcgctaaaaaaTGAGCTGGGTtaggttggctcactaaatcatcaatccGCGATAGATCAAGCCGGATCAGAccggattatccattttgacaactctaactACTATGCACTAAAGCATTTTGCGAGTTGtaaaaattaagatattaaCCTATGCATATGATATGAGTATACACTTCAATTTAATAGATTTCGATTCTAAGTTAAACCGAAATCTGTACCCTACATGAGTATAGACTTTCATTCTTAATCAAATAGAAGAAGTAAATCTTTACTTTAGATTTTTATATCCTCAATTATTGTATTTGCCTATCTTTATTGAGATAGCAAAATTGTGAGATATATATTCGAACAAtgaatatattgtatataaGAAAAGCTTTAAAGATGAATTGTTTCATCTTTTACTCATATGCCGATTAGCCAACAGACATTTATACAAAGGCTATCAATCATGGCACCTTAGCAGTCTCGTGTTCAAACTTCGGAATGTTGAATATAGATCTTTAGAGTTGTCCTTTCCTCATGGCCTTTCCCAGCTATACTCCCAACTCCTTTTTATGTTTCCTTTTCTTTACCGTTTGTATAAATGTGTTAAGCATTATgtaataaatgaatttagattctttaatatattctttattatactttttaaatatactaatattaatattaattttttttaatatattctaaaatatcaaacttttaaaatataataggttaatatttaaattttttttaatatattttaaaacatcaaaattactgttcatcattatatttttaaaagtacaaaaaataaaaaaaaaatacaaaaagtccagtaaaaatttcaaattcaatatcCAAAAGAGTGTAGACGCAAAACACGTATAAATAGTGCACCCAAACATAATTAgtatttcctttttcttttttttttctttctgcagTCGTATTTTCTTTGGTTTTCGTTTTCCCTTCTGTGGAGATGAGAACTAAACATTGAAGAGTTAAACTTCGGACACTGAGATGATTCTAGAAATTATAATTACTGGTGATTTCCAATCTCACTCATATCCCTTAATTTTCTCCATTCATATTCCAGTATCCCTGGCAGCCAGAGTGGAAGgatatatgatattaaatatttggaatttcagtttttaataggaaaaaaaaaaaggtacatTAGCTTATAGTTGCAAAGACCAACCTTTGATGTTTTTAAACCAGtaaatttctttcatttataaattttgaaaaacaatttaatctattaaaacttGAAAACTCACTCATCATTCAACAAGACGTAAAATAAAGGGTATGGAATCATTTATAACCAATTAAACTGCGGATTCTATGAGAATTTTTAACTCAAGGGGGTACTTATAGGAATGCTGtgctgcttttttttttttttaataaatagtcTTTTTTAAACAGGCATTATTACAACTcccataatttatttatataatctaTCTACAGAAGACAAGTATTCCAATGTAAAATGGATATCTGTTTACAagttttttaaccttttaataaagactaaagataataaaataatcacgagatgtattaattattattattattcagtTATGATCAATAATATGGTTAAGTTGCAgtgttattttcatttgaatGAAAATTCTTTCGCTTAATCTAAAGATTTGAGATAGAGTGAGGCTAGGTTTTTGAGTGAAAATCATCCGCTTGagtgaaaatattaaagatatcaCCATTTACAACATAAACAAATCATCAATAATAATTCATTCATGTTATTAAACATCTCAATTCGTCAATTCAAATCCTTTCGCATGTTACCAATTAACTAATTCAATACATGATAGTTAGATCAAGACTTTTACCCAATTCTAGTTTTATCAAAATAGTTCAATCACTGTACAAACAGAGTCAATCTCACAAACACTTATTAGAGCCTTATCATCATCATAAATTTGAAAGAgtagtattttaaattcttattagcttcccttatctTAGAATAACTAATTCTCAAAGCTAAATTGTTGTGGCCTAAAACACACTATTGTCTCCTTTGAAGACTAGGTGTAAAAGTTGAAATTCAGTATAAAGAAGAATATTAAGGTAGATTAAATTGAAAGAATCACTTCTCTCAATTGTCTCCGCCAAGATTTATGACTAAAACACTATAAAAACTAGAGAAGAAGGATTTAATAGAGTAAATAGAAATTTActctattttgaaattaaatcaGACTAAAACGTTCTTTATTTCTCttgatttattaaatttatgaataattgaggaaaaaaattgagaagaaaAGTAAGAAGTGATAGAATATTTGAGAGAGATAAGAGATAGCAATGAACACGAGAGTATAGTggtattactttttttcttccttcctaCTTATCTTCAAATACCTTGTGAGATATACAAAGAATGCCAACATTggataaatagaattttttaaaatatttgaagatgtttcttctttttaattattttggtgcatttacttttataaaattattaataattttcaaaccTACCATAATTGTCCCTAATAACTCATCCCTCTCTCTCACATACCCTTTTGAACACGAATATGAATTAAAGGATGTTTATCTCTGATCTCGCTAATACTATAGTTCTTTCTCTAAATAAAGTTAgttaaattgtttgattttaattaatactattattaattatttatatcctaaacatttattagtttaattaacttaatatttaattatatttaatgatatCACCACAAAATTTAAGAGATAATTTTTTCAAtgactaaatataatttatattattaatatttgaatatataaatttaagatagTCGTTTAATGATCTAATAGGATAAaccatattaaaataacatttataagataaaaattagataaatattgAACATATATACAATTTAGTGgtcattataatataaattgaataacaaTATATGTAATGATACTAATGATAAAGCTCTTAgcattaataatataataattattattattataataataataatctataacaatatataaacatgattctcttttttgtgtccacatttcataatatcaattatactctttataatataattatttattaatttttttatttatcaacaattattctctttatttatttcattttatttttaataaaatataaatttattttatatattaacttaataataataataataatgaaatcaaGATAATTGTTATAATAGAGATAAGATAGTATGAAAATAGGAGAAAAATTGATCTCATTTActgtattatttttcaaatctaCTCCTTCTGATCAGAAATACTCTTCACATACAAagataatagataaaaaaaaatcatattcgACACCAaacaatcaattataaaataatataatagttatCTTATTTTAGCTTATAAtcactaaatatattttacttttataatatttttgttaataagtTTCATAacgaattaaaaatattaaaataaaaaattcatatttgaaGAATATCCTAAGgtaatacttataaaatatcaaattaagcaaaaatgataaaatattttttttatagaattacATGTGGGATAACTGATTCCCTCCAAAggaataattaaaagaaatatatttaaaagcagacctatatttttataatcaagtTAAATATGGTATCCTCTATTTTTCATATATGCGAGGTACTTATTGATTGATTAATCAAAATAAGATATGATTACAGATATTGACGTAATCTTTTAATCAGATTGCAAAGCTTCTTTATATATGCCACAGTTCTCCACGCTTTCACAATACATAATCCTTTCAGAGAAAAACCACAGAATCGATAGATCCAAAAACATGGGTTCTCAACAGAACTACGGCGCCAGCTACCCCACTTCGGAGCCCAAACTCTGCGCCAATAACTGCGGTTTCTTCGGCACTCCCGAAAACGGAAACTTCTGTTCTAAATGCTACAAGCAACTTTGTGTCCAGGTGCCGCCTTCTGCAATAAACTCTCTCTTACGTCTCTCCGCGCCTCCAGCGCTTCCTGACGCGGCAAAGCCATCCTCTTCGGCGGAGCAGTCGCCGCCGTGC contains:
- the LOC114176026 gene encoding zinc finger A20 and AN1 domain-containing stress-associated protein 7-like, whose protein sequence is MGSQQNYGASYPTSEPKLCANNCGFFGTPENGNFCSKCYKQLCVQVPPSAINSLLRLSAPPALPDAAKPSSSAEQSPPCAAEPSKPKNRCGCCNRKVGLTGFVCKCGTTFCGVHRYPEKHQCTYDFKTAGREAISKENPTIKGEKVQRF